In Pseudomonas sp. R76, one genomic interval encodes:
- the gcvT gene encoding glycine cleavage system aminomethyltransferase GcvT, with translation MSTETLLKTPLHALHLELGARMVPFAGYDMPVQYPLGVMKEHLHTREHAGLFDVSHMGQIRLTGANAAKALETLVPVDIIDLPVGMQRYAMFTNDQGGILDDLMVANLGNDELFLVVNAACKDQDLAHLRKHIGEQCSIEPLFEERALLALQGPAAVKVLARLAPEVTKMTFMQFATLRLLGVDCYVSRSGYTGEDGFEISVPAANAESLARSLLAETEVQAIGLGARDSLRLEAGLCLYGHDMNTDTTPIEASLLWAISKARRADGARAGGFPGADRIFTQQQAGVSRKRVGLLPQERTPVREGAEIVDEHGTVIGSVCSGGFGPTLGGPLAMGYLDSAFIALDTEVSALVRGKKVPLRVSKMPFVPQRYYRG, from the coding sequence ATGTCCACCGAAACCCTGTTGAAAACCCCACTGCATGCGCTGCACCTCGAATTGGGCGCACGCATGGTGCCCTTCGCCGGTTACGACATGCCGGTGCAATACCCGCTGGGCGTGATGAAGGAACACCTGCACACCCGTGAACACGCCGGGTTGTTTGATGTGTCGCACATGGGCCAGATCCGCCTGACCGGCGCAAACGCCGCCAAAGCCCTGGAAACCCTGGTGCCCGTCGACATCATCGACTTGCCGGTTGGCATGCAGCGCTACGCCATGTTCACCAATGATCAGGGCGGCATTCTCGACGACCTGATGGTGGCCAACCTGGGCAACGACGAACTGTTCCTGGTGGTCAATGCCGCCTGCAAGGACCAGGACCTGGCGCACCTGCGCAAACACATTGGCGAGCAGTGCAGCATCGAGCCACTCTTCGAAGAACGTGCCCTGCTCGCCCTGCAAGGCCCGGCAGCGGTGAAGGTACTGGCGCGCCTGGCACCTGAAGTGACCAAGATGACGTTCATGCAGTTCGCCACCTTGCGCCTGTTGGGCGTGGACTGCTACGTCAGCCGCTCCGGCTACACCGGTGAAGACGGTTTTGAAATCTCTGTGCCCGCTGCCAATGCCGAGAGCCTGGCGCGCAGCCTGCTGGCCGAAACCGAAGTGCAGGCCATCGGCCTGGGCGCGCGTGACTCGCTGCGCCTGGAAGCCGGCCTGTGCCTGTACGGCCACGACATGAACACCGACACCACGCCGATTGAAGCCAGCCTGTTGTGGGCAATCTCCAAGGCCCGGCGCGCCGACGGTGCACGTGCCGGTGGCTTCCCGGGTGCCGACCGGATCTTCACCCAGCAACAAGCCGGTGTGAGCCGCAAGCGAGTCGGCCTGCTGCCCCAGGAACGCACCCCGGTGCGCGAAGGCGCAGAAATCGTCGACGAACACGGCACCGTGATCGGCAGCGTGTGCAGCGGCGGCTTTGGCCCGACCCTGGGCGGCCCGCTGGCCATGGGTTACCTGGACAGCGCGTTCATTGCACTGGACACCGAAGTGTCTGCGTTGGTGCGTGGGAAAAAGGTGCCATTACGTGTAAGTAAAATGCCATTTGTACCGCAACGTTACTACCGTGGCTGA
- a CDS encoding cold-shock protein: MSDRQSGTVKWFNDEKGFGFITPESGPDLFVHFRAIQGNGFKSLKEGQKVTFKAVQGQKGMQADEVQAEG, encoded by the coding sequence ATGTCAGATCGTCAGAGCGGTACCGTCAAGTGGTTTAACGACGAGAAAGGGTTTGGTTTTATCACTCCAGAAAGCGGTCCGGATCTGTTCGTGCATTTCCGCGCTATTCAAGGCAACGGCTTCAAGAGCCTGAAAGAAGGCCAGAAGGTCACTTTCAAAGCTGTGCAAGGCCAGAAAGGCATGCAGGCTGACGAAGTACAAGCAGAAGGCTGA
- a CDS encoding RDD family protein, with the protein MSKPLLSPQGDFPAVGLGRRLAAMFYDFLLCTALLIVTAFIYKLVWMAFIGEAKMRTLTESGALDGDPLLSTILFFVLFGFFAKFWTYSGQTLGMQVWGVRVQNADGSRISLWQALLRFVVSIASWLCMGLGFIWSLFDKHKRSWHDIYSDTQLVRIPKQKK; encoded by the coding sequence ATGTCCAAACCCCTGCTGAGCCCCCAAGGCGACTTCCCCGCCGTTGGCCTGGGCCGTCGCCTGGCAGCGATGTTCTATGACTTTCTGCTGTGCACCGCCCTGCTGATCGTCACCGCGTTTATCTACAAGCTGGTGTGGATGGCGTTTATCGGCGAAGCCAAGATGCGCACGCTCACCGAATCCGGCGCGCTGGACGGTGACCCGTTGCTGTCGACGATTTTGTTTTTTGTATTGTTTGGTTTTTTTGCCAAGTTCTGGACCTATTCCGGGCAGACCCTGGGCATGCAGGTGTGGGGCGTGCGCGTGCAGAACGCCGATGGCTCGCGGATCAGCCTGTGGCAGGCGCTGCTGCGCTTTGTGGTGTCGATTGCGTCGTGGTTGTGCATGGGGCTGGGGTTTATCTGGTCGCTGTTTGATAAGCACAAACGCAGCTGGCATGACATTTATTCGGATACGCAGTTGGTGCGGATTCCGAAGCAGAAGAAGTAA
- the nadA gene encoding quinolinate synthase NadA, producing the protein MTQISERLLVQAHLDAKQPKALSAEEEASLRAAIAAELKAQDAVLVAHFYCDPVIQALAEETGGCVSDSLEMARFGAAHPAKTVLVAGVRFMGETAKILTPEKRILMPTLEATCSLDLGCPVDEFSAFCDQHPERTVVVYANTSAAVKARADWVVTSSCALEIVESLMDNGETIIWGPDKHLGTYIQRQTGADMLLWDGACIVHEEFKSKQLEDMKALYPDAAILVHPESPTAVIELADAVGSTSQLIAAAQRLPNKTFIVATDRGIFYKMQQLCPDKVFVEAPTAGNGAACRSCAHCPWMAMNTLERTLQCLREGSNEIFVEPSVIPQAVRPLKRMLDFTQAARLKLAGNA; encoded by the coding sequence ATGACGCAAATTTCCGAACGCCTACTGGTCCAAGCCCACCTCGACGCCAAGCAGCCCAAGGCGCTGAGCGCCGAAGAAGAGGCGAGCCTGCGTGCCGCCATCGCCGCCGAGCTCAAGGCTCAGGACGCGGTGCTGGTCGCCCACTTCTATTGCGACCCGGTGATTCAGGCCTTGGCCGAAGAAACCGGCGGCTGTGTCTCCGACTCCCTGGAAATGGCGCGCTTCGGCGCTGCCCACCCGGCCAAGACCGTATTGGTCGCCGGTGTGCGTTTCATGGGCGAGACCGCCAAAATCCTCACCCCCGAAAAACGCATCCTCATGCCCACCCTGGAAGCCACGTGCTCTCTGGACCTGGGCTGCCCGGTGGATGAGTTTTCGGCGTTTTGCGACCAGCATCCCGAGCGCACCGTGGTGGTGTATGCCAACACCTCGGCGGCGGTCAAAGCCCGGGCGGATTGGGTCGTCACCTCAAGCTGCGCGCTGGAAATCGTCGAAAGCCTGATGGACAACGGCGAGACGATTATCTGGGGCCCGGACAAGCACCTGGGCACTTACATTCAGCGCCAGACCGGTGCGGACATGCTGCTGTGGGACGGCGCGTGCATCGTCCACGAAGAGTTCAAGTCCAAGCAGCTCGAAGACATGAAGGCGCTGTACCCGGACGCCGCGATCCTGGTGCACCCGGAGTCGCCCACGGCGGTGATCGAGCTGGCGGACGCCGTAGGGTCCACCAGCCAACTGATTGCCGCAGCGCAGCGGTTGCCGAACAAGACCTTTATCGTCGCCACCGACCGCGGCATCTTCTACAAGATGCAGCAGTTGTGCCCGGACAAGGTCTTCGTTGAGGCGCCGACCGCCGGCAACGGCGCAGCCTGCCGCAGTTGCGCACACTGCCCGTGGATGGCAATGAATACGCTGGAGCGCACGCTGCAATGTTTGCGTGAGGGCAGCAATGAGATCTTTGTTGAGCCGTCAGTGATTCCGCAGGCGGTAAGGCCGCTCAAGCGCATGCTGGATTTCACCCAGGCTGCGCGCTTGAAACTGGCCGGCAACGCCTGA
- a CDS encoding lactate dehydrogenase has protein sequence MTTLTPVIATNPLIVRAATTAPPATLANTVDVSPTRPSAVVSLGNPAADVVDTYSRNGLLPGQESVRTWENNSDDSITWVINSGFHSVTTAGRYSGLGAALVDQFTKGGGAAISQSLLNTTADRAGDTDAIKADQTLLHSKADNQVSLSIKTASGKTVTFSLSSQKDGLGVQATVEGGELTADELKAVGQLGGAFQASVDGLTAVPPKLDLSRLTQFDAKLLSSVDLNAKVKASNEEDITLAFHADSESRTTRMSGPAGQIDLTVDLRNAAILGNAKQQAKALQTYLAQFDRVERRGSANADLMAMFKDAFSAMNSNYPPGAGTANPLTNNPTDKGLLTGLADFKASIKQAAGAPNSIRRSEVEGFSYSVSQNTQVNGRSTGDRSVTQNQQSLLSASFHKGLDGGKPPVFDGSRESQNYLYVQVQDKASSTATFAYKDGRLTNASVTQSASQNTHTQKYVMGNRVEDSVVPKEASIRRDYLTLLEHAAQASKKSKDALEQSTLKDALANMHDSILLQNDPDVLMR, from the coding sequence ATGACTACGTTAACGCCTGTTATCGCGACCAATCCCCTTATTGTTCGGGCTGCGACCACCGCGCCTCCCGCCACCCTGGCGAACACTGTCGACGTCTCACCGACGCGGCCTTCGGCAGTGGTCAGCCTTGGCAATCCGGCAGCCGATGTCGTCGATACCTATTCTCGAAACGGCTTGTTGCCCGGCCAGGAAAGCGTGCGGACCTGGGAAAACAACAGCGATGATTCGATCACCTGGGTCATCAACTCCGGCTTCCACTCGGTCACTACGGCCGGCCGCTACAGTGGGCTGGGCGCTGCGCTGGTAGACCAATTCACCAAAGGTGGCGGTGCCGCGATTTCCCAGTCGCTGCTCAACACCACCGCTGACCGCGCCGGCGACACCGATGCAATCAAGGCGGACCAGACGCTGCTGCACAGCAAGGCCGACAACCAAGTCAGCCTCAGCATCAAGACTGCCAGCGGCAAGACGGTGACGTTCAGCCTGTCCAGCCAGAAAGATGGCCTGGGCGTACAGGCCACCGTAGAAGGCGGGGAGTTGACCGCCGATGAACTCAAGGCCGTCGGCCAGTTGGGCGGCGCATTCCAGGCCTCGGTCGACGGGCTGACCGCCGTGCCGCCGAAACTCGACTTGAGCAGGCTGACTCAGTTCGACGCCAAGCTGCTGTCGTCGGTGGACCTCAATGCCAAAGTGAAAGCCTCGAACGAAGAGGACATTACCCTGGCCTTTCATGCCGACAGCGAGAGCCGTACCACGCGCATGAGTGGCCCGGCGGGTCAGATTGACCTCACGGTGGACCTGAGAAACGCGGCGATCCTCGGCAATGCCAAGCAGCAGGCCAAGGCGCTGCAAACCTACCTGGCGCAGTTCGACCGCGTCGAGCGGCGCGGCAGTGCCAACGCGGACCTGATGGCCATGTTCAAGGACGCGTTCAGCGCCATGAACAGCAACTATCCGCCCGGGGCTGGCACTGCAAACCCTCTGACGAATAACCCGACCGACAAAGGTTTGCTGACGGGCCTGGCTGACTTCAAGGCCTCGATCAAACAGGCGGCGGGCGCGCCCAATTCGATACGTCGGTCGGAAGTTGAGGGTTTTTCCTACAGCGTGTCGCAGAATACCCAGGTCAATGGCCGCAGCACGGGCGACCGCAGCGTCACCCAGAACCAGCAATCGCTGCTGTCGGCGAGCTTCCATAAAGGCCTCGACGGTGGCAAACCGCCGGTTTTTGACGGCTCTCGCGAATCGCAGAATTACCTGTATGTGCAAGTGCAGGACAAGGCCAGCAGCACCGCAACCTTCGCCTATAAAGACGGCCGACTGACGAATGCGTCCGTTACCCAATCGGCTTCCCAGAACACCCACACGCAGAAGTACGTGATGGGCAACCGGGTGGAAGACAGCGTGGTGCCGAAGGAAGCCTCCATCAGGCGCGACTACCTGACGCTGCTTGAGCACGCCGCCCAGGCGAGCAAAAAGTCCAAGGATGCCCTGGAGCAGTCAACCTTGAAGGATGCCTTGGCCAACATGCATGACTCGATCCTGTTGCAGAACGATCCGGATGTGCTGATGCGCTGA
- a CDS encoding OmpP1/FadL family transporter, whose protein sequence is MNNKTLKGALALSVSLASTQLLAGGFALNEQSVSSMGTGYAGRSSSADDASTVFGNPAGMSRLKHNEVSIGATYLDAKTNIKDASSSQGGVDNPGTNKGDMVPGIAVPMGYLVTPIDEHWAFGLGVYAPFGLVTDYEHSFQGNGFGNKSKIQVTTVQPTVSYAFNDKVSVGFGPTFNKISGELDSKVPAFGLGTEAVKIKGDDTAMGFNAGILVQALDSTRIGVTYHSQVVYHLSGHTQASGVLSDLLDGGPQKYDAKLNVTTPSSVDFSVTHQLTDALTLYVGSTYTRWSQLKKITVNNAGVSDITAELAGLGSITEEQHWHDTWSHAIGLSYQLNKQLVLRTGFSVDETPTNNTDRSVRIPTGDRTVFSVGAGWTPVDNLTFDVAYSYLKEEPIKVRDNNPQLALNYDAKYENSANGFGGSVTYRF, encoded by the coding sequence ATGAATAACAAAACTCTTAAAGGCGCCTTGGCGCTCTCCGTTTCGCTCGCCTCCACACAACTGCTCGCCGGTGGTTTTGCGCTCAATGAACAAAGCGTCAGTTCAATGGGCACGGGCTACGCCGGGCGTTCTTCCTCGGCCGATGACGCCAGCACGGTGTTCGGCAACCCGGCCGGCATGTCCCGCCTCAAGCACAATGAAGTCAGCATCGGCGCGACTTACCTCGATGCCAAAACCAATATCAAGGACGCCAGCTCCAGCCAGGGCGGCGTCGATAACCCCGGCACCAACAAGGGCGACATGGTGCCTGGCATTGCCGTGCCGATGGGTTACCTGGTCACGCCGATCGATGAGCACTGGGCGTTTGGCCTGGGGGTTTACGCACCGTTTGGCCTGGTGACCGACTATGAACACAGCTTCCAGGGCAATGGCTTTGGCAATAAGAGCAAGATTCAAGTCACCACCGTGCAGCCGACCGTCAGCTACGCGTTCAATGACAAGGTGTCGGTCGGTTTCGGCCCGACCTTCAACAAGATCAGCGGCGAGCTGGACTCCAAAGTCCCGGCGTTCGGCCTCGGCACCGAAGCGGTGAAGATCAAGGGCGACGACACCGCGATGGGTTTCAACGCCGGTATCCTGGTGCAGGCGCTGGACAGCACCCGCATCGGCGTCACCTACCATTCGCAAGTGGTGTATCACCTGAGCGGCCATACCCAAGCCTCGGGCGTGCTGTCCGACCTGCTGGACGGCGGGCCGCAAAAGTATGACGCCAAGCTGAATGTCACCACGCCTTCTTCCGTGGACTTCTCGGTCACTCACCAGTTGACCGATGCCTTGACCCTCTACGTGGGCAGCACCTACACGCGCTGGAGCCAGTTGAAGAAAATCACGGTGAACAACGCCGGCGTGTCGGATATTACGGCTGAGCTGGCAGGCCTGGGCTCCATCACCGAAGAGCAGCACTGGCACGACACGTGGTCCCATGCCATCGGCCTGTCGTATCAGCTCAACAAACAACTGGTGCTGCGCACCGGCTTCTCGGTGGACGAGACGCCCACCAACAACACCGACCGTTCTGTACGTATTCCTACGGGCGACCGTACCGTATTCAGCGTGGGTGCCGGCTGGACGCCTGTGGATAACCTGACCTTTGACGTGGCCTATTCCTACCTGAAGGAAGAACCGATCAAGGTTCGCGACAACAACCCTCAGTTAGCGCTGAACTACGACGCCAAGTATGAAAACAGCGCGAATGGGTTTGGTGGTTCGGTGACTTACCGCTTCTGA
- a CDS encoding ShlB/FhaC/HecB family hemolysin secretion/activation protein: MPNQPSTQRLCCIRRWSVALLCLCALPVAAADGPQPGQETLRLQQQQQRDLQQLQLEQRQRQMQRGSFGTQPATPALPNAVDKDERCWPLSGTRLAGVTLFNRAELNKRIEPYVAPCMGVTQINRLLAEITQLYVEAGYIASRPYLISAPAAGLPLDIHVEEGYLEAIELADQSLPVSLTGAFPGMLGQPLNLRDLEQGLDQLNRLRSVDLTADIAPGSEPGASRIILRSRSTASRWALGLGLDNLGSAGTGRDRNAINLSLDSPLELNDSLNLSFSDTLNHGPRYSRSNSLFYAIPYGYWTYSLFASHAEYRSPFKLSRTTLYNSGRTDQVSLRTDRVLWRDQGHQLSANLQLAYKDVDSYLQKVRLGIQSPTLTVAEAGLNLFWLNSAVWNLDVNYAQGLTWFGADRDAEQTQKNLPQAQFRKYRANLTQWRNGQWQGQPWQWQSQLSAQYSPDALPAIEQLLGTDDSAVRGYREYSASGAIGAVWRNTLRLPLNSDLPIKITPRLGLDNGWVKREHGAQGQRLSGASVGLNLSWKNLQLDLDYQRSLNTPTGFGQEPEVWLTRLSVQI; the protein is encoded by the coding sequence GTGCCAAACCAGCCCTCAACCCAACGCCTTTGCTGTATCCGCAGATGGAGTGTCGCCCTGCTCTGCCTGTGCGCGTTGCCGGTGGCCGCCGCCGATGGCCCGCAGCCCGGCCAGGAAACCCTGCGCTTGCAGCAGCAACAACAGCGCGACTTGCAACAGTTACAACTGGAGCAGCGCCAGCGGCAGATGCAACGCGGCAGTTTCGGTACTCAACCGGCCACGCCGGCCTTACCCAACGCTGTCGACAAAGATGAACGCTGCTGGCCGCTCAGCGGTACACGCCTGGCCGGGGTCACGCTGTTCAACAGGGCCGAACTGAACAAACGCATCGAGCCCTACGTGGCGCCGTGCATGGGCGTCACCCAGATCAACCGCCTGCTGGCCGAGATCACTCAGCTGTATGTGGAGGCCGGCTATATCGCCAGCCGCCCGTACTTGATCAGCGCACCGGCCGCCGGGCTGCCGCTGGATATTCACGTCGAAGAAGGTTACCTGGAAGCCATCGAACTGGCCGACCAGAGCCTGCCCGTGTCGTTAACCGGGGCATTTCCCGGAATGCTCGGCCAGCCGCTGAACCTGCGCGACCTGGAGCAAGGCCTGGACCAGCTCAACCGCCTGCGCTCGGTGGACCTCACCGCCGACATTGCTCCCGGCAGTGAACCTGGCGCCTCGCGCATCATCCTGCGCTCGCGCAGTACGGCCTCGCGCTGGGCCTTGGGACTTGGGCTGGATAACCTCGGCAGCGCCGGCACCGGGCGTGATCGCAATGCGATCAACCTGAGCCTGGACAGCCCGCTGGAGCTCAACGATTCGCTCAACCTGAGCTTCAGCGACACGCTCAACCACGGGCCGCGTTACAGCCGCAGCAACAGCCTGTTTTATGCCATCCCATACGGTTACTGGACCTACAGCCTGTTCGCCAGCCATGCCGAATACCGCTCGCCGTTCAAGCTCAGTCGCACCACCTTGTATAACAGCGGCCGCACCGATCAGGTCAGTTTGCGCACCGACCGGGTGCTGTGGCGCGACCAGGGCCATCAACTCAGTGCCAACCTGCAACTGGCCTACAAGGACGTCGACAGCTACCTGCAAAAGGTCCGCCTGGGCATCCAGAGCCCAACACTGACCGTGGCCGAGGCGGGCCTGAATCTGTTCTGGCTCAACAGCGCGGTGTGGAACCTCGACGTCAATTACGCCCAAGGCCTGACGTGGTTCGGTGCTGATCGCGATGCCGAGCAAACGCAAAAAAACCTGCCCCAGGCGCAATTCCGCAAGTACCGCGCCAACCTCACCCAATGGCGCAACGGCCAATGGCAGGGGCAACCGTGGCAATGGCAGAGCCAGCTGTCAGCGCAATACAGCCCGGACGCCTTGCCCGCCATCGAACAACTGCTGGGTACCGACGACTCGGCGGTGCGTGGCTACCGCGAATACAGCGCGTCCGGTGCCATCGGTGCGGTGTGGCGCAACACCTTGCGCCTGCCGCTCAACAGCGACCTGCCGATAAAAATCACCCCGCGCCTGGGCCTGGACAACGGCTGGGTCAAGCGCGAACACGGCGCCCAGGGCCAACGCCTGAGTGGCGCCAGCGTCGGGCTCAACCTGAGCTGGAAGAACCTGCAGCTCGACCTCGATTACCAACGCAGCCTCAACACACCCACAGGGTTTGGCCAGGAGCCGGAGGTGTGGCTGACGCGCCTTAGCGTGCAGATTTGA